A part of Geothrix oryzae genomic DNA contains:
- a CDS encoding ABC transporter ATP-binding protein — protein MAILEIKSVSKFFGGLAANSNVSFAVEEGMIMGLIGPNGAGKTTLFNCITGYYPPSKGEVIFDGRRMNGLQPDKVCKLGMVRTWQKVRPLAKLSVVDNVMVGALARTSSLRTAREVAMEQLKVVRMEHRADFLAGGLPIGERKKLEVARALATQPKLLLLDEVMGGLNPAESEEIIQLILDIKQHGLTQMVIEHDMKAIMRISDRIVVLTSGEKLTEGTPQEVVSNQDVIDAYLGESHA, from the coding sequence ATGGCCATCCTGGAAATCAAGAGCGTCAGCAAGTTTTTCGGCGGCCTGGCAGCCAATTCCAATGTCTCCTTCGCCGTGGAGGAGGGGATGATCATGGGCCTCATCGGGCCCAACGGTGCGGGCAAGACCACCCTCTTCAACTGCATCACCGGCTACTATCCCCCATCCAAGGGCGAGGTCATTTTCGACGGCCGGCGCATGAACGGGCTCCAGCCCGACAAGGTCTGCAAGCTGGGCATGGTGCGGACCTGGCAGAAGGTCCGGCCCCTGGCCAAGCTCTCCGTGGTGGACAATGTGATGGTGGGCGCCCTGGCACGGACCTCCTCCCTGAGGACCGCTCGGGAGGTGGCCATGGAGCAGCTGAAGGTGGTCCGCATGGAACACCGGGCGGATTTCCTCGCCGGCGGCCTGCCCATCGGGGAGCGGAAGAAGCTCGAGGTGGCCCGCGCCCTCGCCACCCAGCCGAAGCTCCTGCTGCTGGACGAAGTCATGGGCGGCCTGAACCCCGCCGAAAGCGAGGAGATCATCCAGCTCATCCTCGACATCAAGCAGCACGGCCTCACGCAGATGGTCATCGAGCACGACATGAAGGCCATCATGCGCATTTCCGACCGGATCGTCGTCCTCACCTCAGGTGAGAAGCTCACCGAAGGCACCCCGCAGGAGGTGGTGAGCAACCAGGACGTGATCGATGCCTACCTGGGTGAGAGCCATGCTTAA
- a CDS encoding ABC transporter ATP-binding protein, protein MLKIEKLNFAYGDLKVLWDVDLEVHEGEIVTVVGANGAGKSTTLKNISRLVTPTSGSITFQGRDLGKMQPHHVVEAGLVQVPEGRRIFPEMTVMENLRMGSYVKATRPDRQKNIDWVFELFPRLREREKQLGGTMSGGEQQMLAIARGLMANPKVLLLDEPSLGLSPLLVKNIFDIITGINKQGVTILLVEQNVYQSLRIAHRAYVMETGRVVLTGTGEELLNNDHIKKAFLGM, encoded by the coding sequence ATGCTTAAGATCGAGAAGCTGAACTTCGCGTATGGCGATCTGAAAGTCCTGTGGGATGTGGATCTGGAAGTCCACGAGGGCGAGATCGTCACCGTGGTCGGCGCCAACGGGGCCGGAAAATCCACCACGCTCAAGAACATCTCCCGCCTGGTCACGCCCACCTCCGGGAGCATCACCTTCCAGGGCAGGGACCTCGGCAAGATGCAGCCGCACCATGTGGTCGAGGCGGGGCTGGTCCAGGTTCCCGAGGGGCGCCGCATCTTTCCCGAGATGACGGTGATGGAGAACCTCCGCATGGGCTCCTATGTCAAGGCCACCCGGCCGGACCGCCAGAAGAACATCGACTGGGTGTTCGAGCTGTTCCCCCGTCTCAGGGAACGGGAGAAGCAGCTGGGCGGCACCATGTCCGGCGGCGAGCAGCAGATGCTGGCCATCGCCCGGGGCCTCATGGCCAACCCGAAGGTGCTGCTGCTGGACGAGCCCTCCCTGGGTCTATCGCCCCTGCTGGTGAAGAACATCTTCGACATCATCACCGGCATCAACAAGCAGGGCGTTACCATTCTTCTGGTGGAGCAGAATGTCTACCAATCCCTCCGCATCGCCCACCGGGCCTATGTCATGGAGACGGGGCGGGTGGTGCTGACGGGCACGGGCGAGGAACTGCTCAACAACGACCACATCAAGAAAGCCTTCCTGGGCATGTGA
- a CDS encoding CBS domain-containing protein, giving the protein MTTVEKWMTKNPITIEQDASIIEAIHLMKEKGIRRLPVMAQGKFTGLITERMIKDYTPGKATSLDTWEVHYLLSKTPVKDVMNPNPRTVTPDVDLATAAQAILDHKLYGLCVVDGTGKLVGIMSVGDMLKAVVEFAKAR; this is encoded by the coding sequence ATGACCACCGTCGAAAAGTGGATGACGAAAAACCCCATCACCATCGAGCAGGATGCCTCGATCATCGAGGCCATCCACCTCATGAAGGAGAAGGGCATCCGTCGTCTGCCCGTCATGGCCCAGGGCAAATTCACCGGGCTGATCACCGAGCGGATGATCAAGGACTACACCCCGGGCAAGGCGACCTCCCTGGATACCTGGGAAGTGCACTACCTGCTGTCCAAGACTCCGGTGAAGGATGTGATGAATCCGAACCCCCGGACCGTCACGCCGGATGTGGACCTCGCCACGGCGGCCCAGGCCATCCTCGACCACAAGCTCTATGGGCTCTGCGTGGTGGATGGCACGGGCAAGCTGGTGGGCATCATGTCGGTGGGGGACATGCTCAAGGCCGTGGTGGAATTCGCCAAGGCCCGGTGA
- a CDS encoding bacteriohemerythrin, which produces MPLAIWSDRFATGIDSIDRQHQQLFTAVNQLHEAFRQGHGQEQVQKAIDFLLDYTVDHFRTEEDHMRRHAYQGYAAHAAAHARLVERVTGLKADSDAGRPVAMEVTTLLADWLKHHISEVDLAYIDFLKAKHLK; this is translated from the coding sequence ATGCCACTTGCCATCTGGAGCGACCGGTTCGCCACCGGGATCGACAGCATCGATCGTCAGCACCAGCAGCTCTTCACGGCGGTGAACCAGCTCCACGAAGCCTTCCGCCAGGGCCACGGCCAGGAGCAGGTCCAGAAGGCCATCGATTTCCTCCTCGACTACACGGTGGATCACTTCCGCACCGAGGAGGATCACATGCGGCGCCACGCCTACCAGGGCTACGCCGCCCATGCCGCCGCCCACGCCCGGCTGGTGGAGCGGGTGACCGGCCTGAAGGCGGACAGCGATGCCGGCCGTCCCGTGGCCATGGAGGTCACGACCCTCCTGGCGGACTGGCTGAAACACCACATCAGCGAAGTGGACTTGGCCTACATCGACTTCCTGAAGGCCAAACACCTCAAGTAG
- a CDS encoding peptide MFS transporter, whose translation MSEATQDPRLLDDQGIAGHPRGLMVLFFTEMWERFSYYGMRALLILFLVAPPDKGGLGMSGVKAASIYGTYEMSVYLASLPGGWVADRWLGQRKAVALGAVLIALGEFILAASGTVAVFYGGLAVIVAGTGLLKTNCATLVGSLYADNDARRDPGFTIYYMGVNLGALIAPIICGFLAQDPRFLGFLSRIGLATTSGWRWGFGAAGVAMVLGLVQFGLQQRKFGEAGLKPGFQQVEHGHISTREPLRPEERKRLLVVAILFIFSVIFWMTYQQAGSSLNLFADRLTRSEVFGWHFPSTWFQSVNSAWLLLLAPLLSWLWVKLGDRDPSSPAKFALGLLFVGLGMLLLVPAARVATGAARVAPWWLVGTYGLHTVGELLLSPVGLSTTTKLAPARYQGLMMGVWYVSLGLGSKLAGKVAGLFETMPLARIYGSLFLATASAAVILALFTPRIKRLMGGVR comes from the coding sequence ATGAGCGAAGCCACCCAGGATCCCCGTCTGCTCGATGACCAGGGCATCGCGGGCCATCCGCGCGGCCTGATGGTCCTCTTCTTCACCGAGATGTGGGAGCGGTTCAGCTACTACGGCATGCGCGCGCTGCTCATCCTCTTCCTCGTGGCCCCCCCGGACAAGGGGGGGCTCGGGATGAGCGGCGTGAAGGCCGCCAGCATCTACGGCACCTACGAGATGTCCGTCTACCTCGCCAGCCTGCCGGGCGGCTGGGTGGCCGATCGGTGGCTCGGGCAACGGAAGGCGGTGGCCCTCGGCGCCGTGCTCATCGCCCTCGGGGAATTCATCCTCGCCGCCTCCGGAACGGTCGCCGTCTTCTACGGAGGACTCGCGGTGATCGTGGCCGGCACCGGCCTGCTCAAGACCAACTGCGCGACCCTCGTGGGCTCGCTCTATGCCGACAACGACGCCCGGCGCGATCCCGGTTTCACCATCTACTACATGGGGGTCAACCTCGGCGCCCTGATCGCCCCCATCATCTGCGGCTTCCTGGCGCAGGACCCGCGCTTCCTCGGCTTCCTGTCCCGCATCGGCCTTGCCACCACGAGCGGCTGGCGTTGGGGCTTCGGCGCGGCCGGCGTGGCCATGGTGCTGGGTCTCGTCCAGTTCGGGCTGCAGCAGCGGAAGTTTGGCGAGGCCGGGCTGAAACCGGGTTTCCAGCAGGTGGAACATGGGCACATCAGCACGCGGGAACCCCTCCGCCCCGAGGAGCGCAAGCGGCTGCTGGTGGTGGCCATCCTCTTCATCTTCTCGGTGATCTTCTGGATGACCTACCAGCAGGCCGGCTCCAGCCTCAACCTCTTCGCCGATCGCCTCACCCGCTCCGAGGTCTTCGGGTGGCATTTCCCCTCCACCTGGTTCCAGAGCGTCAACTCCGCCTGGCTGCTGCTCCTGGCCCCGCTCCTCTCCTGGCTATGGGTGAAGCTCGGCGACCGGGATCCCTCCAGCCCCGCCAAGTTCGCCCTGGGCCTGCTCTTCGTGGGCCTGGGCATGCTCCTGCTGGTCCCGGCGGCCAGGGTGGCGACCGGCGCGGCCCGCGTGGCGCCGTGGTGGCTGGTGGGCACCTACGGGCTCCACACGGTCGGGGAGCTGCTGCTGTCCCCCGTCGGCCTGAGCACCACCACCAAGCTGGCTCCGGCCCGGTACCAGGGCCTGATGATGGGGGTCTGGTATGTGTCCCTCGGCCTGGGCAGCAAGCTCGCCGGCAAGGTGGCAGGCCTCTTCGAGACCATGCCCCTCGCCCGCATCTATGGCAGTCTCTTCCTGGCCACGGCTTCCGCGGCGGTGATCCTGGCGCTCTTCACCCCCAGGATCAAGCGGCTCATGGGAGGCGTCCGGTAG
- a CDS encoding S9 family peptidase produces MSVRALLASLILAASLLGQTPGRIPGQFPEGAPGQLTLEAIAHPTKKVTYAGMPTTRLDWLPDGALVQTRREGDQVTLLRVDPATWASTPLLEAGRLQAALVAAGAADLAAKAALGRGGFIWNEERSAFLLEAAGDLFQVEVKAARAKRIASGKVDEPTFSPDGRQVAYLRGNDLYRAEVATGRETRLTTGGSETVFNGRLDWVYQEEVYGRGSFRAFWWAPDSRRIAYLQLDETKVPVFTLMDDRHQPQKAQAARYPKAGDPNPVARLGVVELDGRTAWMEDPYPGQETLIVQVGWDPLGHLLAIHQDRIQSWLDLRRYEATGSKRLLHENGLAWQERLPLPHFLPDGGFLWESGRTGHHHVYRYGKDGNLAGAVTAGDWDVKRVHGVDAKTGHLYFDATERSPIGLDAYRIGLDGKGLGRLTERPGTHRARFNPAFTAFLDVWSDVQTPPQQALHDGSGKQLRLIDANPSEAWKALKRGKVSFQQVKTRDGFPMETMLVLPPGFDPSRRYPVFQEIYGGPATPTVRNAWGRDMLWYQFLAQQGIVVWACDNRSASAKGLASAYGIHRNLGAQELQDQLDGHAWLKQQGWADLDRLCLDGWSYGGFMVTYALTHSKAWKLGIAGAPVTDWRLYDSIYTERYMGLPSDNKAGYEASSVVKAAGNLSGRLLLLHGTLDDNVHPQNSVMLIDALQKAGHPVQLVLLPGSDHVPRAPQHAWARFQAMWDFISKNL; encoded by the coding sequence ATGTCCGTCCGCGCCCTCCTGGCCAGCCTGATCCTCGCCGCCTCCCTGCTGGGCCAGACCCCGGGCCGAATCCCGGGCCAATTCCCGGAAGGAGCCCCCGGCCAGCTCACGCTCGAAGCCATCGCCCATCCCACGAAGAAGGTGACCTACGCCGGCATGCCCACCACACGCCTGGACTGGCTGCCGGATGGGGCTCTCGTGCAGACGCGACGCGAAGGGGACCAGGTGACCCTCCTGCGGGTGGATCCTGCCACCTGGGCATCGACGCCCCTGCTCGAGGCGGGCCGCCTCCAGGCCGCCCTGGTCGCCGCCGGAGCCGCCGACCTCGCCGCCAAGGCCGCCCTCGGACGCGGGGGGTTCATCTGGAATGAGGAACGGAGCGCCTTCCTGCTCGAGGCTGCCGGCGACCTCTTCCAGGTGGAGGTGAAGGCTGCCAGGGCCAAGCGCATCGCGAGCGGGAAGGTCGACGAGCCCACCTTCAGCCCCGATGGCCGGCAGGTGGCCTATCTCCGCGGCAACGACCTCTACCGGGCCGAGGTGGCCACGGGCCGGGAGACCCGGCTGACCACCGGCGGCAGCGAGACGGTGTTCAACGGCCGCCTGGACTGGGTGTACCAGGAGGAGGTCTACGGCCGCGGCAGCTTCAGGGCCTTCTGGTGGGCGCCGGATTCCAGACGCATCGCCTACCTGCAGCTGGACGAGACCAAAGTGCCGGTCTTCACCCTCATGGACGACCGCCACCAGCCCCAGAAGGCCCAGGCCGCCCGCTATCCCAAGGCCGGGGACCCCAATCCCGTCGCCCGCCTGGGCGTGGTGGAGCTGGATGGACGAACCGCCTGGATGGAGGACCCCTATCCCGGACAGGAGACGCTCATCGTGCAGGTGGGCTGGGATCCCCTGGGACACCTGCTCGCTATTCACCAGGACCGCATCCAGAGCTGGCTGGACCTGCGCCGCTACGAAGCGACCGGCTCGAAACGGCTCCTCCACGAGAACGGCCTCGCCTGGCAGGAGCGGCTGCCGCTGCCCCATTTCCTGCCGGATGGCGGCTTCCTCTGGGAATCGGGCCGCACCGGCCATCACCATGTCTATCGCTACGGGAAAGACGGAAACCTGGCCGGCGCCGTCACCGCCGGGGACTGGGATGTCAAACGCGTGCACGGCGTGGATGCCAAGACTGGCCACCTCTACTTCGACGCCACGGAGCGCAGCCCCATCGGCCTGGACGCCTATCGCATCGGCCTCGATGGCAAGGGGCTTGGGCGCCTCACGGAGCGGCCGGGCACCCACCGCGCCAGGTTCAACCCAGCCTTCACGGCCTTCCTCGATGTCTGGAGCGATGTCCAGACGCCGCCTCAGCAGGCCCTGCACGATGGGTCCGGAAAGCAGCTGCGCCTCATCGACGCCAACCCCAGCGAGGCCTGGAAGGCCCTGAAGCGCGGCAAGGTCAGCTTCCAGCAGGTGAAGACCCGGGACGGCTTCCCCATGGAGACCATGCTGGTGCTGCCTCCCGGGTTCGATCCCTCCCGGCGCTACCCCGTCTTCCAGGAGATCTACGGGGGGCCGGCGACGCCCACGGTTCGCAATGCCTGGGGCCGGGACATGCTCTGGTACCAGTTCCTCGCCCAGCAGGGCATCGTCGTCTGGGCCTGCGACAACCGCAGCGCCTCGGCCAAGGGACTGGCCAGCGCCTACGGCATCCACCGCAACCTCGGGGCGCAGGAACTCCAGGACCAGCTCGACGGCCACGCATGGCTGAAGCAGCAGGGCTGGGCCGACCTGGACCGGCTCTGCCTGGATGGCTGGAGCTACGGCGGCTTCATGGTCACCTACGCCCTCACCCACAGCAAAGCCTGGAAGCTGGGCATCGCCGGGGCGCCCGTGACGGACTGGCGCCTCTACGACAGCATCTACACCGAGCGCTACATGGGCCTGCCCTCCGACAACAAGGCCGGCTACGAAGCCAGCTCCGTGGTGAAGGCGGCCGGGAACCTGTCGGGCAGGCTGCTGCTGCTGCATGGAACGCTGGATGACAATGTGCACCCCCAGAACAGCGTGATGCTGATCGATGCCCTCCAGAAGGCGGGCCACCCGGTGCAGCTCGTGCTGCTGCCGGGCTCTGACCATGTGCCCCGCGCCCCCCAGCATGCCTGGGCGCGCTTCCAGGCCATGTGGGACTTCATCTCGAAGAACCTGTAG